The Chitinophagales bacterium genome has a window encoding:
- the gcvT gene encoding glycine cleavage system aminomethyltransferase GcvT has product MKNTPFTDKHIALGAKMAEFAGYNMPISYSGINDEHATVRKNAGVFDVSHMGEFILKGPDALDLIQRVTSNDAAKLNAPGKAQYSCLPNDEGGIVDDLLVYAIEPNNVYMLVVNASNIEKDWNWISKHNTKNVEMHNISDKTGLLAVQGPKAVEYMQELTDMDITNLKYYTFVKGTFAGIENVVVSATGYTGAGGVEIYFEDTDGAGDKIWEEVFRVGGPKGMKPIGLGARDTLRLEMGFCLYGNDIDDTTSPLEAGLGWITKFTKDFTSKEKFEAQKANGVSRKLVGFVMVDKGIPRHHYKIQNAAGEEIGFVTSGTQSPSLGKAIGMGYVRKDMAAEGNEINIMIRDKAVKAKVVKMPFE; this is encoded by the coding sequence ATGAAGAATACTCCATTTACTGATAAGCACATTGCACTGGGCGCTAAAATGGCCGAGTTCGCAGGTTATAATATGCCTATATCCTACAGCGGTATCAACGATGAGCACGCTACGGTACGTAAGAACGCCGGTGTTTTCGACGTGAGCCACATGGGCGAGTTCATCCTGAAAGGCCCCGACGCGCTCGACCTGATTCAACGTGTGACCAGCAATGACGCTGCCAAGCTGAATGCTCCCGGTAAAGCTCAGTACTCATGCCTGCCCAACGATGAGGGTGGTATAGTAGATGACCTGCTGGTATATGCTATTGAACCGAACAACGTGTACATGCTGGTAGTAAATGCTTCCAACATCGAGAAAGACTGGAACTGGATAAGCAAGCATAATACAAAGAATGTAGAGATGCACAACATCTCTGACAAAACAGGCCTGCTGGCTGTACAAGGCCCTAAAGCTGTTGAGTATATGCAGGAACTGACCGATATGGACATCACCAACCTGAAATACTACACTTTTGTAAAAGGTACGTTTGCCGGTATTGAGAATGTTGTGGTAAGCGCTACGGGTTATACCGGTGCAGGTGGTGTAGAAATATATTTTGAAGATACAGACGGTGCGGGCGATAAGATATGGGAAGAAGTATTTCGTGTCGGTGGCCCTAAAGGCATGAAGCCTATCGGCCTGGGCGCGCGTGATACACTGCGCCTCGAAATGGGTTTCTGCCTGTATGGTAATGATATTGACGATACAACCTCTCCTTTAGAAGCAGGACTGGGATGGATCACCAAATTCACGAAAGATTTTACGTCTAAAGAAAAATTTGAAGCTCAGAAAGCTAATGGCGTTAGTCGCAAGCTGGTAGGTTTCGTGATGGTAGACAAGGGTATTCCCCGTCATCACTACAAGATACAGAACGCCGCAGGCGAAGAGATAGGTTTTGTAACCTCAGGTACACAATCACCTAGCCTGGGCAAAGCGATAGGTATGGGTTATGTACGTAAGGATATGGCTGCTGAAGGCAACGAAATAAACATCATGATCCGCGACAAGGCAGTTAAAGCCAAAGTGGTGAAAATGCCTTTTGAATAA
- a CDS encoding PKD domain-containing protein: MLNHIRYGLLIVYCFLWVSNTTYAQLPQCSGGGPRYIYFANNFIQIFDPSKPKSATNPVTSAIPLYVGALAISPNLNAASPSPTFYSINGTKYIYWDGSQWINTGHDIGAPYANNIGAGGGYIYSFDAQNGDVYRYNGTGNAIFIASVAGFSGGGPFDIVADCDGNFYILQLSSPQFVRQYNLKGVLQQQWNVTGAPYGPGGGGVAMIDNKMYFEYYGTYYVGTVNPTNNSVDFLPLQVTPIGGVQDFASCPVIALNTQRVKANNNPAYYCGSGPATPIKAVGSKGIFSWSVLSGPATISHTTGDSTSVISTDSAKILLTYYDTLFCGIKGTDTVNVVVPKATLDAGLPKHLTGCGTYIDSLSASLTNMTFGVNYNVTWTPASSITIPGPNKLKPIITPTSNTTYTITVRTASNQGGCTWSDTVSVTVEDLRVGTTDFEYTIDYGCTADIVNFINKSTTSIGALTYQWIFGDSSGISTQTNPAHTYKRQDVYHVSLVADNGICRDTVTKEISTLHPLKAAFTADNNIFCTNKPVQFNSNITVASQTPAPPSYRWNFGDGQSGTGPDPQHRYSVPGKYKVILTVTDFVPCTDTTSMVLDNFIDPPYIEVGPEDTTLCEGELLYLPVGLSIRGISYIWSTGSTSPNITVSEEGRYFVELHNDCGVSTDTITVTFNDCSVWMPDIFSPNGDNLNDILRFRSKYPEEISGFSFAIYNRKGNRVFYTEDINHGWDGSYHNTPQPIGTYYYMIQLTLAGAQRFLKGDITLAR, translated from the coding sequence ATGTTGAACCATATCCGATACGGACTCCTGATAGTATATTGCTTTTTATGGGTAAGCAATACAACCTATGCCCAACTGCCGCAATGTTCCGGGGGTGGTCCGAGGTATATTTATTTTGCCAATAATTTTATTCAAATCTTCGACCCTTCAAAACCAAAATCAGCAACCAATCCCGTTACCAGTGCTATACCATTATATGTAGGCGCCCTGGCTATAAGTCCAAATTTGAATGCTGCATCGCCATCACCCACATTTTATAGCATCAACGGTACAAAATATATCTATTGGGACGGCTCACAATGGATAAATACCGGTCATGATATAGGAGCACCTTATGCTAATAATATCGGTGCGGGTGGAGGATATATCTATAGTTTTGACGCGCAAAACGGAGATGTGTACCGATATAACGGAACCGGCAATGCTATTTTCATTGCTTCCGTGGCAGGATTCTCGGGTGGTGGCCCTTTTGATATTGTGGCGGATTGTGATGGCAATTTCTACATTCTTCAATTATCCTCTCCGCAATTTGTGAGGCAATACAACCTGAAGGGTGTATTACAGCAACAGTGGAACGTCACCGGAGCACCCTATGGGCCGGGAGGCGGGGGTGTTGCCATGATAGATAACAAAATGTATTTTGAATACTACGGTACCTATTACGTTGGTACCGTCAACCCAACAAATAACAGCGTAGATTTCCTGCCACTCCAGGTGACACCTATCGGAGGTGTGCAAGATTTCGCATCCTGCCCGGTAATAGCGTTGAATACACAACGCGTGAAAGCAAATAACAACCCTGCCTACTATTGCGGTTCGGGACCTGCTACACCTATCAAGGCGGTAGGCAGCAAGGGCATCTTTTCATGGTCGGTATTAAGTGGCCCGGCTACTATAAGTCACACTACGGGTGATTCCACTTCTGTAATATCTACTGACAGCGCCAAAATATTATTGACCTATTATGATACATTGTTCTGCGGTATTAAAGGTACTGACACTGTAAACGTTGTTGTACCCAAAGCAACATTGGATGCCGGTTTGCCCAAGCACCTTACCGGCTGTGGCACCTATATAGACAGTTTATCCGCATCGCTGACCAATATGACCTTTGGTGTCAACTACAATGTCACATGGACACCTGCATCCAGTATCACGATACCGGGACCCAACAAACTAAAACCTATCATTACTCCTACGTCTAATACTACCTATACCATCACAGTAAGAACAGCATCGAACCAGGGTGGATGCACATGGTCGGATACTGTGTCGGTAACAGTTGAAGATCTACGTGTAGGCACAACAGATTTTGAATATACTATAGACTACGGTTGTACCGCTGATATTGTCAACTTTATCAACAAAAGCACAACATCAATAGGGGCGTTGACTTACCAATGGATATTCGGCGATTCTTCAGGTATAAGCACACAGACCAATCCTGCGCATACCTACAAACGGCAGGATGTTTATCATGTAAGCCTGGTTGCAGACAACGGTATATGCAGAGATACTGTTACCAAAGAAATATCTACCCTTCACCCGCTTAAAGCCGCATTTACGGCGGACAACAATATATTCTGTACAAATAAACCTGTACAATTCAACAGTAATATCACCGTCGCATCTCAGACACCTGCACCACCCAGTTACCGCTGGAATTTTGGTGACGGACAATCAGGCACCGGTCCTGATCCACAACACCGCTACTCTGTTCCGGGCAAATATAAAGTTATCCTTACCGTCACTGACTTTGTCCCCTGTACAGATACAACAAGTATGGTACTTGACAACTTTATTGACCCGCCATATATTGAGGTAGGTCCGGAAGACACCACTCTTTGTGAAGGAGAGTTACTATACCTTCCTGTAGGCTTAAGCATCAGGGGCATCTCTTATATATGGTCTACCGGCTCTACATCTCCAAATATCACGGTGAGCGAAGAGGGGCGTTACTTTGTAGAACTGCATAATGATTGCGGGGTGAGCACCGATACAATAACAGTCACCTTTAATGATTGCTCAGTCTGGATGCCTGACATTTTTTCTCCAAACGGAGACAACCTGAATGATATTTTGAGATTCCGTAGTAAATACCCGGAAGAGATATCAGGCTTTTCATTTGCTATCTATAACAGGAAGGGTAATAGAGTATTTTATACTGAAGATATTAATCACGGATGGGATGGCAGCTATCACAATACCCCCCAGCCTATCGGCACTTATTACTACATGATACAATTAACACTTGCCGGAGCGCAAAGGTTCCTGAAAGGTGATATTACACTGGCGAGATAA
- a CDS encoding DNA-3-methyladenine glycosylase 2 family protein, producing the protein MTVKKEAAYLAHLSKDKKLEKVLQNSAGKKLEKRRNVTLHLMRSIMSQQLSTKVAKVIYDRFIDLFDGVEPTPVQVADMPFEQLRSIGLSNAKTHYIQNIARYALEYDMSDKALHKMSDDEVKEFLLPIKGVGKWTVEMLLMFALGREDVFAVDDLGIQQAMIQVYKLDPADKKQLREKMLQLSARWRPYRTYACLHLWEHKDGN; encoded by the coding sequence ATGACCGTAAAAAAAGAAGCTGCCTACCTGGCACATCTTTCAAAAGATAAAAAACTGGAAAAAGTGCTGCAAAATTCAGCAGGTAAAAAACTGGAAAAACGCAGGAATGTCACCCTGCACCTGATGCGCTCTATTATGAGCCAGCAGTTGTCTACCAAAGTAGCAAAGGTGATATACGATCGTTTTATCGACCTGTTTGATGGTGTGGAACCGACACCGGTACAGGTAGCAGATATGCCTTTTGAGCAACTTAGATCAATAGGGTTGTCGAACGCTAAAACGCATTATATACAAAACATAGCCCGCTATGCGCTTGAATATGATATGAGTGATAAAGCGTTGCATAAAATGAGTGATGATGAGGTAAAGGAATTTCTGCTGCCGATAAAAGGTGTAGGCAAATGGACGGTGGAGATGCTACTAATGTTTGCCCTGGGCAGGGAAGATGTATTTGCGGTAGACGACCTGGGTATTCAGCAAGCCATGATACAAGTATATAAGCTTGACCCGGCTGATAAAAAACAATTGCGCGAAAAGATGCTGCAGCTATCGGCCAGGTGGCGCCCGTACCGCACCTATGCCTGCCTGCACCTCTGGGAACACAAGGATGGTAATTAA
- a CDS encoding M28 family peptidase, with translation MTQLCAYGTEASEAALRKHVDKLTEGPGYRNYTDTVALNHTGQYIYEQFSGLTKETYIQSFLSKGKKYNNVYATFGPVNAPRIIIGAHYDVFGDFPGADDNASGVAGLLELARMLSETDQSKWEVRIDLVAYSPEEPPYYGSQDMGSSIHATSLHNNNTPVVGMVCLEMIGYFDDHKNSQTYPSFLSGIFHRSTGDFIAVIHKPFAGKFARLFTKEFTHGKSGTPTKVFRAAAWSKHVDMRTHKNYTRFKWPSVLVTDCTRYRNIYYHTADDKPETLDYLRMSSVVTKVYRAVTELTK, from the coding sequence ATGACTCAACTGTGCGCGTATGGTACAGAGGCCAGCGAGGCCGCCCTGCGCAAACATGTAGACAAGCTTACTGAAGGCCCCGGCTACAGGAACTATACTGATACAGTAGCCCTGAACCATACGGGACAGTACATCTATGAGCAGTTTTCCGGACTGACAAAAGAAACATATATACAATCATTCCTTTCAAAAGGGAAGAAGTATAATAATGTCTATGCCACATTCGGCCCTGTAAATGCGCCACGCATTATTATAGGGGCACACTACGATGTATTCGGAGATTTTCCCGGTGCTGACGATAACGCCAGCGGTGTAGCGGGACTATTGGAGCTAGCCCGCATGCTTTCAGAAACGGACCAAAGCAAATGGGAAGTAAGAATAGACCTGGTAGCTTATAGTCCTGAAGAACCTCCTTATTATGGCTCGCAGGACATGGGTAGCTCTATACACGCTACATCGCTCCACAACAATAATACTCCTGTAGTTGGCATGGTTTGCCTGGAAATGATAGGCTATTTTGACGATCATAAAAATTCGCAGACCTACCCGTCCTTTCTATCAGGTATTTTTCACAGAAGCACCGGGGATTTTATCGCCGTGATACACAAACCATTTGCAGGCAAATTCGCCAGGCTGTTTACCAAAGAGTTTACTCATGGCAAAAGCGGCACCCCTACCAAAGTTTTCAGGGCAGCGGCATGGTCTAAACATGTCGACATGCGTACCCATAAAAACTATACACGTTTTAAATGGCCGTCTGTACTGGTAACAGATTGTACCCGTTACCGGAATATCTATTATCATACCGCTGACGACAAACCGGAAACGCTGGACTATTTAAGGATGAGCTCTGTAGTGACCAAAGTATACAGGGCTGTGACTGAGCTTACAAAGTAG
- a CDS encoding T9SS type A sorting domain-containing protein, whose amino-acid sequence MTTILHFRLRYIILALLSGICMNVSAQSTTINTTVGSTGYNGNNNSGANGFITFVVENNSGQAIKITEVGNYCQTLHNNSVSTLWYSSTSLSGPVTLATPTWNIAASGSVSGITTSGIFPVLTGINFQIPDGAIYRLAIHNTGPENNYTLGTPTPNTFTAAGVTMRVGDYQIGGQYVGYAVANNPRFFTGSITFEPAAIPCDDTLTSAVINGVSSICPNKQFSLAVGVPSGTFISGITYQWQYSLNGNTWANFTGVPNVSAGGAITDMITANKWYRCIVKCTSKNETYITPAHKVSIAPFYYCYCDNMTSVDGGANVGKVAIINTTNDDSVMTKSVLSTGTGVPVYNNAQANKLYTGYHDSLAWPCLYKDSTYRFVITQIQSTATLQPSVAQVYIDFNRDGLYDPNTEKVFLKAIDGTGSSPEVAVLAKKMPSSAQVGPTGMRVIISEDTVKGAPCGTITGYGEVEDYIIKICYRPCDSPVKGGIVVSTDTSMCKGYEYTLTDTTYAKTVSGFNRSWQVSGDQKSWFNIFNSEEKDTLERVFTGQPLFYRVRTICPTTNDTAYSPSTEIKVKPGYKCYCYSKAVGGLGLDSSDIGGMSIGTYVHNSGGPHLLNPAAYYPRTDFTDNPPIELYTDSIYHFSVFHTMPGTEHGDAKVTIFMDFNNNHEYDIPAERIYTGFTSIGNHTLVDNVLIPMNAILDVPTGMRVILNNNVGPNTPSDSGCGPYTSGETEDYILIFRKKIAEGITDAAKLNGFNIHPNPTTGRFNIRFSSNAEIDEVKVRITNVTGQLVQQHTYGYEGGVFSKELDMTNQAAGVYFVELDADGSKLMQKLIVQ is encoded by the coding sequence ATGACTACTATTTTACATTTCAGATTAAGGTATATCATACTTGCCTTATTATCAGGTATTTGTATGAATGTTAGTGCACAAAGCACAACTATTAATACCACCGTAGGAAGTACGGGTTACAACGGTAACAACAACTCAGGAGCCAACGGCTTCATTACATTCGTCGTAGAGAATAATTCGGGGCAGGCCATTAAGATCACGGAAGTAGGTAACTATTGCCAGACGTTACACAACAACTCTGTCAGTACGTTGTGGTATTCGTCCACCTCGTTAAGTGGCCCGGTTACATTGGCAACCCCAACCTGGAATATTGCTGCTTCAGGTAGTGTTTCCGGTATTACTACAAGTGGTATATTCCCGGTATTAACAGGTATCAATTTCCAGATACCTGATGGAGCCATTTACCGCCTGGCCATACACAACACTGGACCTGAAAATAACTATACCCTGGGTACACCCACTCCCAACACCTTTACAGCGGCCGGTGTTACCATGCGTGTGGGTGACTACCAGATTGGCGGGCAATATGTAGGATATGCGGTAGCCAACAATCCACGTTTCTTTACCGGAAGTATTACATTTGAACCCGCAGCTATCCCTTGTGATGATACATTAACCAGTGCAGTGATCAACGGTGTCTCTTCAATATGTCCCAACAAACAGTTTAGCCTGGCAGTAGGTGTGCCAAGTGGTACTTTTATATCGGGAATAACATACCAATGGCAATATTCGTTGAATGGTAATACCTGGGCCAACTTTACCGGCGTGCCAAATGTGTCTGCCGGTGGCGCTATCACCGATATGATTACAGCCAATAAGTGGTATCGTTGCATTGTTAAGTGTACTTCAAAAAACGAAACTTATATTACCCCCGCACATAAAGTGTCAATAGCGCCATTCTATTATTGCTATTGTGATAATATGACATCTGTAGACGGCGGTGCCAATGTTGGCAAGGTGGCGATCATAAATACCACAAACGATGATAGTGTGATGACCAAATCTGTTCTGAGTACAGGAACAGGCGTGCCTGTTTACAACAATGCCCAGGCTAATAAATTGTATACTGGATACCACGACAGCCTTGCCTGGCCATGCCTGTATAAGGACTCTACCTATCGTTTTGTTATTACACAAATACAATCTACAGCAACACTACAACCCAGTGTAGCACAGGTTTATATTGACTTTAACCGGGATGGGCTCTATGATCCTAATACAGAAAAGGTATTTCTGAAAGCGATTGACGGTACTGGCTCGTCTCCTGAAGTAGCAGTACTTGCCAAAAAAATGCCGTCGTCAGCACAGGTGGGGCCTACCGGTATGCGTGTCATCATCAGCGAGGATACGGTAAAAGGTGCACCTTGTGGCACTATTACAGGGTATGGAGAGGTTGAGGATTATATCATTAAGATATGCTACCGTCCATGTGATAGTCCTGTAAAAGGTGGTATAGTTGTGTCTACAGACACTTCAATGTGTAAAGGTTATGAATATACACTCACAGACACTACCTATGCAAAAACAGTGTCCGGCTTTAACCGTTCATGGCAGGTGTCAGGAGATCAGAAATCATGGTTCAATATCTTTAACAGCGAGGAAAAAGACACACTGGAAAGGGTGTTCACCGGGCAACCTTTGTTCTACAGGGTAAGGACCATTTGCCCTACTACCAATGATACAGCCTACTCTCCTTCAACCGAGATAAAAGTTAAGCCGGGTTATAAGTGTTATTGTTACAGCAAAGCTGTAGGTGGACTTGGGCTGGATTCAAGTGACATCGGCGGAATGTCTATCGGAACCTATGTACATAACTCAGGAGGTCCGCATCTGCTTAATCCTGCAGCTTACTACCCTAGGACTGACTTTACAGATAATCCACCAATAGAGCTATATACAGATAGTATCTACCATTTCTCTGTATTCCACACTATGCCGGGCACGGAACATGGAGACGCTAAGGTGACCATATTTATGGACTTTAATAATAACCACGAGTATGATATACCTGCAGAACGTATCTATACAGGTTTCACAAGTATCGGCAATCATACATTGGTCGATAATGTGCTGATACCGATGAATGCAATATTAGACGTGCCAACCGGTATGCGTGTTATTTTGAATAATAATGTAGGTCCTAACACACCTTCCGATTCAGGTTGTGGTCCTTATACTTCAGGCGAAACTGAAGATTATATTCTGATCTTCCGTAAGAAAATTGCAGAAGGCATAACAGATGCAGCCAAACTGAATGGATTCAATATACATCCTAATCCTACTACAGGCAGATTTAATATCAGGTTCAGTTCTAATGCTGAGATTGATGAGGTGAAGGTTCGTATCACGAATGTTACAGGTCAACTGGTACAGCAACATACATACGGCTACGAGGGTGGAGTGTTCAGCAAAGAGCTGGATATGACCAACCAGGCTGCAGGTGTATACTTTGTAGAACTGGATGCAGATGGCAGTAAACTGATGCAAAAACTAATAGTTCAGTAA
- a CDS encoding vitamin B12-dependent ribonucleotide reductase, protein MAATKNKSGKGLSFSRHYTKDGLSPYEMFEYDYRTSVIRNPNGEKVFEMTNVEVPKHWSQIATDILAQKYFRKAGVPQPDGSLGRETSIKEVAHRLADCWRGWGEKYGYFASKDDARVFYDELIYSILNQGCAPNSPQWFNTGLFSSYGIDGKAQGHYYVDPVTGQLERSKNAYERPQPHACFILSTSDDLVNEGGIMDLWVREARIFKYGSGVGTNFSTVRAEGEKLSGGGTSSGLMSFLKIGDRAAGAIKSGGTTRRAAKMVCLDLDHPEVVDFIDWKVEEEKKVAALIAAGYASDYEGEAYRTVSGQNSNNSVRIPNEFFRRLTNNEDWEMTARTDGKVMKKIPAKELWEKIAYSAWRCADPGTQYDTTINEWHTCPEGGPIRASNPCSEYMFLDNTACNLASLNLRRYFDEDTCRFDVEGFEYMVRLWTVVLEVSVLMAQFPSPEVAQLSYDYRTLGLGYANLGSMLMVSGIPYDSEEARAIGGAITAIMTGVAYRTSAEMAESLGAFPRFKENREHMLRVMRNHRAAAYDAAEAYEGLETKPMGINAKYCPDYMLKAATKAWDDAVQMGEQHGYRNAQATVIAPTGTIGLVMDCDTTGIEPDFALVKFKKLSGGGYFKIINQSIPQALKHLGYNTQQIDDIVKYAKGHATFAGAPYINHQTLSEKGFIAEELKKLDAAVESAFEIGFVFNAYSLGEECLKRLGFEPEQYFAPDFNLLEELGFTDEEIDAANDYVCGTMMVEGAPHLKTAHLPVFDCANKCGKKGERYIHAHGHIRMMGATQPFISGAISKTINLPHEATVEEIKDCYFLSWQLGIKACALYRDGSKLSQPLSNKSDKKKKETKEEAAAEDSQIVDMSKLTVEELLEEVNKRVQASPDTQLKRELSRIVERKQLPAKRRGYTIKAKVGGQPLFVRTGEYNDGTLGEIFLDMAKEGATMRSLMNSFAIAVSVGLQYGVPLEEYVDKFTFTRFEPAGIVEHPNIKSATSVLDFIFRLLAFEYLDRTDLVHVQDPERIQGEDTAAKQELSQVRVTPPAAQKQKNTTVAPKAVGVSAQNSADVKKLMGTSADAPVCRNCGNITLRNGTCYMCPNCGTTTGCS, encoded by the coding sequence ATGGCTGCAACAAAAAACAAGTCCGGTAAAGGTCTCTCTTTCTCCCGTCATTATACAAAAGACGGCCTTAGCCCGTACGAGATGTTCGAGTATGATTATCGTACATCTGTCATTCGTAATCCGAATGGTGAAAAGGTATTTGAAATGACCAATGTTGAGGTTCCGAAACATTGGTCGCAGATAGCTACTGATATATTGGCACAGAAATATTTCCGCAAAGCGGGAGTACCTCAACCCGATGGCAGCCTGGGCAGGGAAACTTCTATTAAGGAAGTAGCGCACCGCCTGGCAGATTGCTGGCGCGGCTGGGGCGAAAAATATGGGTATTTCGCGAGCAAAGATGATGCCCGGGTATTTTACGATGAGTTGATATACAGTATCCTGAACCAGGGATGCGCGCCTAACTCACCGCAGTGGTTCAATACAGGTTTGTTCAGCAGCTATGGTATTGATGGTAAAGCACAGGGACACTATTATGTTGACCCCGTAACAGGACAGTTGGAGCGTTCTAAAAATGCTTATGAGCGTCCTCAACCTCACGCTTGCTTTATCTTAAGCACCAGCGACGACTTGGTGAATGAAGGTGGCATCATGGACCTGTGGGTACGCGAGGCTCGTATATTCAAATATGGCTCTGGTGTAGGAACCAACTTCTCAACTGTACGTGCAGAAGGTGAAAAGCTGAGTGGTGGCGGTACATCAAGTGGTTTGATGAGTTTCCTGAAGATCGGTGACCGTGCAGCAGGTGCTATAAAAAGCGGTGGTACTACCCGCCGTGCAGCCAAAATGGTTTGTCTCGACCTGGACCACCCTGAAGTGGTTGACTTTATAGATTGGAAAGTAGAAGAAGAGAAAAAAGTAGCTGCACTGATAGCTGCGGGTTATGCTTCTGACTATGAAGGCGAAGCATATCGTACCGTATCAGGACAGAACTCTAATAACTCCGTTCGTATACCAAACGAGTTCTTCCGTCGCCTGACCAACAACGAGGATTGGGAAATGACTGCCCGTACAGATGGCAAAGTAATGAAGAAGATACCCGCAAAAGAACTGTGGGAAAAGATCGCTTACTCTGCATGGCGTTGCGCTGATCCGGGTACGCAATATGATACTACGATCAACGAGTGGCATACCTGCCCTGAAGGCGGCCCTATCCGTGCATCCAATCCTTGTTCAGAATACATGTTCCTGGACAACACAGCCTGTAACCTGGCCTCATTGAACCTGCGTCGCTACTTCGATGAAGATACCTGCAGGTTTGATGTAGAAGGGTTTGAATATATGGTTCGCCTGTGGACGGTAGTACTTGAAGTATCAGTACTGATGGCACAGTTCCCTTCTCCTGAGGTAGCACAGCTGAGCTACGATTACCGTACACTTGGCTTAGGATATGCCAACCTGGGCTCTATGCTCATGGTAAGCGGTATACCTTACGATAGTGAAGAAGCACGTGCCATAGGTGGTGCTATCACAGCTATCATGACGGGTGTTGCTTATCGTACATCTGCTGAGATGGCAGAGTCGCTGGGTGCATTCCCCCGCTTTAAAGAGAATCGCGAGCACATGCTGCGTGTAATGCGCAACCACCGTGCTGCAGCTTACGATGCTGCTGAAGCGTACGAAGGACTGGAAACAAAACCAATGGGCATTAACGCCAAGTATTGCCCTGACTATATGCTGAAAGCGGCTACCAAAGCATGGGATGACGCGGTGCAGATGGGCGAGCAACACGGCTACCGCAACGCGCAGGCTACCGTTATCGCACCAACAGGTACTATCGGCCTGGTGATGGATTGCGATACTACCGGTATCGAGCCTGATTTTGCACTGGTGAAATTCAAAAAACTTTCCGGTGGTGGTTATTTCAAGATCATCAACCAGTCTATACCACAGGCGTTAAAGCACCTGGGTTATAATACACAGCAAATTGATGACATCGTTAAGTACGCAAAAGGCCACGCTACATTCGCAGGTGCTCCGTACATCAACCACCAGACACTGAGCGAAAAAGGTTTCATTGCCGAAGAGCTGAAAAAACTGGATGCTGCGGTAGAAAGTGCATTTGAAATAGGATTTGTGTTCAATGCATATTCACTGGGCGAAGAATGTCTGAAACGCCTGGGTTTTGAACCTGAGCAATATTTTGCTCCTGACTTCAACTTGCTGGAAGAATTAGGATTTACAGATGAGGAGATAGACGCTGCTAACGATTATGTGTGCGGTACTATGATGGTAGAAGGTGCGCCGCACCTGAAAACAGCTCACCTGCCTGTATTTGATTGTGCTAATAAGTGCGGTAAAAAAGGTGAACGTTACATTCACGCCCACGGCCATATTCGTATGATGGGTGCTACTCAGCCTTTCATAAGCGGTGCGATATCCAAAACCATCAACCTGCCGCATGAGGCAACGGTTGAAGAAATAAAAGATTGCTACTTCCTGAGCTGGCAGCTGGGCATCAAAGCATGTGCGTTATACCGCGATGGTTCTAAACTGAGTCAGCCGCTGAGCAACAAGAGTGACAAGAAGAAGAAAGAAACGAAAGAAGAAGCTGCGGCTGAAGACAGCCAGATAGTAGATATGAGCAAACTGACAGTAGAAGAACTGCTGGAAGAAGTGAACAAGCGTGTACAAGCCAGCCCTGATACACAACTGAAACGCGAACTGAGCCGCATTGTAGAACGTAAACAACTACCGGCAAAACGTCGTGGCTATACCATCAAGGCAAAAGTAGGCGGACAGCCATTGTTCGTGCGCACGGGTGAGTATAACGATGGTACACTGGGTGAGATATTCCTGGATATGGCTAAAGAAGGTGCAACAATGCGTAGCCTGATGAATAGCTTTGCTATTGCTGTTTCAGTAGGCCTGCAGTATGGTGTGCCGCTGGAAGAGTATGTAGACAAATTCACCTTTACACGCTTTGAACCGGCTGGTATTGTGGAACACCCGAATATCAAATCGGCTACATCTGTACTTGACTTTATCTTCCGTTTGTTAGCGTTCGAATACCTGGATCGTACAGACCTGGTACACGTACAAGACCCCGAGCGCATACAAGGAGAAGACACAGCCGCTAAGCAAGAGCTATCGCAGGTACGTGTAACGCCACCTGCTGCACAAAAGCAGAAGAACACAACTGTTGCGCCTAAAGCAGTAGGCGTGTCAGCACAAAATTCTGCTGATGTGAAAAAGCTGATGGGTACCAGCGCCGATGCGCCTGTTTGCCGCAACTGTGGTAACATTACCCTGCGCAACGGTACCTGCTATATGTGTCCTAACTGCGGCACTACCACAGGATGCAGCTAA